One stretch of Brettanomyces nanus chromosome 4, complete sequence DNA includes these proteins:
- a CDS encoding uncharacterized protein (BUSCO:EOG093426FC) — MTDNQDLAAQEAVVSPIVGSVTTPIESVPSERSTIDQLSLQLLEQSEKNSVLENSILGLSRKNASLLKQIYESRKMKEESDREVEKLSTEVEELSATLFDQANNKVKEANVLANDFKVRNEKLLESLREKDETVELLNNELIQLKDMVSQLAEERTASEESNGIGGNSIENLPSASKFLADASFSLKGLQKFNSKQIYTPVYNQLRFDLHAFEQFHRALEATNVPFSIRDSSFFRSLLTEEIEPVLRLDLSPGVKFYQRRSFITNLMDYKVSIEPLSASTEVWKSSNAAQQKHVMPGSFADGHATPELEDDSSSGLKMFKYDASRPVANLSKCSICGEARKQMNFARLYKLKVKDFEYTLCISCTNKLRRVVELLKYLKSLKQTDLDEEVICRWCKLASLRGKLYYTKLGVWSEADEYGLVYGWKNTWLGQEVGLHAQEDVPTSSVASVANSDKKDINLEAADESKGKFNAENAEQIIDSTSEAAGSTTVSITDEQIMKNDIDGSSATEALEQLPSEPPEVAPSPISEKLSGSTANSVSHSSASSTSTPKISPKSSTESGIEFKDAVD, encoded by the coding sequence ATGACTGATAATCAGGACTTGGCTGCACAAGAAGCTGTGGTATCCCCCATTGTTGGGTCAGTCACTACGCCAATTGAATCTGTGCCCTCTGAAAGAAGCACAATTGATCAATTGTCTCTACAGCTACTCGAACAGAGCGAGAAAAATTCCGTTTTGGAGAATAGTATTCTTGGATTGAGCCGCAAAAATGCCTCTCTGTTGAAGCAGATATATGAGAGtagaaagatgaaagagGAAAGTGATAGGGAGGTGGAAAAATTGAGCACAGaagtagaagaattgaGTGCCACTTTGTTTGATCAAGCAAATAACAAGGTGAAAGAGGCCAATGTACTAGCTAATGATTTTAAGGTCAGAAACGAGAAGCTATTGGAAAGTTTGAGAGAAAAGGATGAAACTGTCGAGCTTCTAAACAACGAGCTAATTCAGTTGAAGGATATGGTAAGTCAATTAGCCGAGGAACGAACAGCCAGTGAAGAAAGCAATGGTATCGGTGGAAACTCGATTGAAAATTTGCCTAGCGCGTCAAAATTCCTTGCAGATGCCTCATTCAGCTTGAAGGGATTACAGAAGTTCAATAGCAAGCAGATATACACTCCTGTGTATAACCAACTTCGATTCGATCTACACGCATTCGAGCAGTTTCATCGAGCTTTAGAAGCAACAAATGTTCCATTCAGTATTCGTGACTCGAGTTTTTTTAGATCATTGCTAACTGAAGAGATCGAGCCAGTGCTAAGGCTAGACCTTTCTCCCGGTGTGAAATTCTATCAGAGAAGATCATTTATAACCAATTTGATGGATTATAAAGTTTCCATTGAACCCTTGAGTGCGTCTACTGAAGTTTGGAAGTCGAGTAATGCTGCTCAGCAGAAGCACGTAATGCCAGGTTCATTTGCCGATGGACATGCAACTCCTGAGTTAGAGGACGACTCTTCGTCTGGTCTTAAAATGTTCAAATATGATGCCAGCAGGCCCGTCGCAAACCTATCCAAATGTTCCATTTGTGGAGAGGCTCGAAAGCAGATGAATTTTGCAAGACTTTACAAGCTAAAAGTTAAGGATTTTGAGTATACGCTTTGCATATCTTGCACTAACAAGCTCAGACGTGTGGTGGAGCTTCTCAAATACCTCAAAAGTTTGAAGCAGACTGATCTGGATGAAGAGGTGATCTGTCGGTGGTGTAAGCTGGCTTCACTGCGCGGCAAGTTGTATTATACCAAGTTGGGTGTCTGGAGTGAGGCTGATGAGTATGGGCTTGTATACGGATGGAAGAATACATGGCTAGGTCAGGAAGTTGGATTACATGCTCAGGAAGACGTTCCTACATCAAGTGTTGCATCAGTTGCAAACTCTGATAAGAAAGACATAAATTTAGAGGCCGCTGATGAATCCAAAGGGAAGTTTAATGCCGAGAACGCTGAACAAATAATAGACTCCACGAGCGAGGCCGCTGGCTCTACTACGGTGTCTATAACTGATGAGcagataatgaagaatGATATTGATGGGTCTTCAGCAACCGAAGCATTAGAGCAGCTCCCTTCAGAACCCCCTGAAGTTGCTCCTTCACCTATATCTGAGAAACTGTCTGGATCTACTGCTAACTCTGTTTCTCATTCCTCTGCTTCCAGTACCAGTACTCCTAAAATCTCACCTAAATCATCCACAGAATCTGGCATAGAATTCAAAGATGCAGTCGATTGA
- the RLP24 gene encoding ATPase-activating ribosome biosynthesis protein (BUSCO:EOG09344IGL), which produces MRIHTCHFCSSPIYPGHGIAFVRNDSKVFRFCRSKCHKAFKQRRNPRKLKWTKAFRKAAGKELAVDSTLTFAKRRNVPVRYNRHLVNTTLKAMHRIEQIRERRERAFYKNRMKGNKERQLALDKKLVEENPELLRMREVELKQKALREASKEDAEMESEEEGEMAEEEMNSEEEEEEKIAKKIMLKNKRKSRVKF; this is translated from the coding sequence ATGAGAATTCATACGTGCCACTTCTGCTCGTCGCCTATATATCCAGGACACGGTATAGCATTTGTTAGAAACGATTCTAAAGTGTTTAGATTCTGTAGATCTAAATGCCATAAAGCAttcaaacaaagaagaaatcctAGAAAGTTGAAATGGACTAAGGCATTTAGAAAAGCTGCCGGAAAGGAGTTGGCTGTTGATAGTACACTCACATTTGctaagagaagaaatgtTCCTGTTAGATACAACAGACACCTTGTGAATACAACTCTGAAGGCAATGCATAGAATAGAGCAAATcagggaaagaagagagagagcATTCTACAAAAATAGAATGAAGGGAAACAAGGAGAGACAACTTGCTTTGGACAAAAAGTTGGTGGAAGAGAACCCAGAATTGTTGAGGATGAGAGAGGTGGAGCTAAAACAAAAGGCTCTCAGAGAGGCATCCAAGGAAGATGCCGAAATGGAatccgaagaagaaggagaaatggCAGAGGAGGAAATGaattcagaagaagaagaggaggaaaagattgccaagaagatcatgTTaaagaacaaaagaaagTCAAGAGTCAAGTTTTGA
- a CDS encoding uncharacterized protein (EggNog:ENOG41) codes for MGKLASANNKRISSSIIGISRSISACKRCRKKRIKCSHEFPRCKGCMKANVECVSIDPATGREIPRSYVVHLESEVQRLEKQLKLFEDRSSDALSASLHKLSDDGETTTHPAAAEIKSHSMSGTPSMIETVEMCTVDSGCTAPASFFGASSGISFARLMFTALNFKGSDLSKKSEFDINNERRHSFVDPSTLKETAQNCNMALLPPKQQAISLLSLYFAQSNSQLPLFHREMFLRMYFQPLYGDIPENCSFASIYTSLNRSHISHVDEQDTWYYQYTRKLDQEISKSKETFDPFEFSATVEVPKKFHKPLYFINIVFAIASSVIHLQYPEQISSEFKSSALKYIDEVFCSKDRLESLQGILCLTLYSLMRPCVPGCWYLLGSALRLTVDLGLHWETAADNDDAFKLDIKRRLFWSCYSLDRQICVYLGRPFGIPEECCHVPFPSNLDDALITREDSNSVEDYSTKTSSMPSYKSVSLTMFRIRKLQAEVRSVLYDGKELPRKFRDLNEWYRDISERLQLWLASIPKTLRMMNCNFNSEFFNLNYDHTRIMLNGLSPAHFNLSQKNYMTLVEASMDMILSYYQLYTCKLLNYTWAATHNLFMAGTSFLYSIFNCEDARNSAPLSQVQRVVLCCNLILNGIKDKCNAASHCKDVFEILAAAVIKLKYTDNNIQSVDMSSIPSNEQIAQMQPGRHLPENVRNLVSSLPESIRSHELDLMATRHRWQQSLNDGTIHDASKIKREGEYPALDNQAISSLSQINIPNISLQGQTLVRAASQPITSIPSTGISDTSAERSNIINEADLNRFFDELQKIQSPESSNRSSGNNDIAAQQSISALQSAELQALSSNYGHANYVPLESHSNQYMEGQGPYIDECASQQFRQSSIDVNTTTYTLPGLQLHSKSPEINELQNFGSSAHGLGINGVPGRQMSQRSKEGQRVFNMIYQVPTESIWDQFFTTPYAGMDRSSKSDERAYNP; via the coding sequence ATGGGCAAACTGGCATCTGCTAATAATAAGCGTATATCCTCATCTATCATAGGTATATCGAGATCCATTTCTGCTTGTAAGCGGTGCAGAAAAAAACGAATCAAGTGTTCCCATGAATTTCCTAGGTGTAAAGGATGCATGAAGGCCAATGTGGAATGTGTATCTATTGATCCTGCAACAGGTCGAGAGATTCCCAGATCTTATGTTGTTCATTTGGAGAGTGAAGTACAACGGCTGGAGAAGCAGTTGAAATTATTTGAAGACCGTTCCAGTGATGCTCTTTCTGCCAGTCTTCACAAACTGTCAGATGATGGTGAGACTACTACACAtcctgctgctgctgaaaTCAAATCCCACAGTATGAGTGGGACTCCGAGTATGATAGAAACAGTGGAAATGTGTACAGTCGACTCTGGCTGTACTGCTCCTGCGTCCTTCTTTGGTGCCTCTTCCGGTATATCCTTTGCCAGGTTGATGTTCACCGCTCTCAATTTCAAAGGGTCGGATTTATCAAAGAAGTCGGAGTTTGACATAAATAATGAACGTCGTCATTCATTTGTTGATCCATCTACTCTAAAAGAAACTGCTCAGAACTGTAATATGGCGCTGCTACCTCCAAAACAGCAGGCAATCAgtcttctctctctttatttTGCTCAGTCAAATTCTCAACTACCACTATTCCATAGGGAGATGTTTCTTAGGATGTACTTTCAGCCTCTTTATGGCGATATACCTGAAAACTGCTCATTCGCATCCATCTATACATCTCTAAATAGAAGTCATATATCTCACGTTGATGAACAAGATACTTGGTACTACCAATACACGCGGAAATTGGACCAGGAGATCagcaaaagcaaagaaacCTTCGATCCGTTCGAGTTTTCTGCTACCGTGGAAGTTCCAAAGAAGTTTCACAAACCGCTTtacttcatcaatattGTGTTTGCAATAGCTTCGTCTGTAATTCATCTACAGTATCCAGAGCAGATATCGAGTGAGTTTAAGAGCTCTGCACTGAAATACATCGACGAGGTTTTTTGTTCAAAGGATAGGTTGGAATCTTTACAAGGTATTTTGTGTCTCACGTTATATTCGCTAATGAGGCCCTGTGTTCCTGGATGTTGGTATCTTCTCGGTTCGGCATTGCGATTGACAGTAGACTTGGGTCTACATTGGGAAACTGCCGCagacaatgatgatgccTTCAAGCTAGatataaaaagaagattgttCTGGAGTTGTTATTCTCTTGATAGGCAGATCTGTGTCTACCTTGGACGTCCTTTTGGGATTCCCGAGGAGTGTTGTCACGTTCCATTTCCCAGcaatttggatgatgcGCTGATAACCAGAGAGGATAGTAATTCCGTTGAGGATTACTCTACGAAGACCAGTTCTATGCCGTCCTATAAGTCTGTTTCATTGACTATGTTCCGCATTAGAAAATTGCAAGCTGAGGTTCGGTCTGTGCTTTatgatggaaaagaacTACCCAGAAAATTCAGAGATTTAAACGAATGGTATAGGGATATTTCAGAAAGATTGCAGCTTTGGCTTGCCAGTATACCTAAGACCCTGCGCATGATGAACTGCAACTTCAATTCtgaattcttcaatttgaattACGATCATACTAGAATCATGTTGAATGGCCTTTCACCTGCACACTTCAatctttctcaaaaaaATTATATGACGTTGGTGGAGGCTTCAATGGATATGATTTTATCTTATTATCAATTGTACACCTGCAAACTTTTGAACTATACTTGGGCGGCTACCCATAATTTATTTATGGCAGGAACATCTTTCCTCTATTCGATTTTCAACTGTGAAGATGCCCGCAACAGTGCGCCGCTTTCTCAAGTGCAAAGGGTCGTCCTTTGTTGCAATCTGATATTGAATGGAATAAAGGATAAGTGTAACGCTGCCTCGCATTGCAAAGATGTGTTTGAAATTTTAGCAGCTGCAGTCATCAAACTTAAGTACACTGATAACAATATTCAATCTGTGGATATGTCAAGCATTCCTTCCAATGAGCAAATTGCACAAATGCAGCCTGGCAGGCATCTACCAGAGAATGTTCGAAACTTAGTTTCAAGTTTACCTGAGTCTATCAGGAGCCATGAGCTTGATTTGATGGCAACACGCCATCGGTGGCAGCAGTCACTCAATGATGGTACAATACACGACGCATCAAAGATCAAGAGGGAAGGTGAGTACCCAGCTCTAGACAATCAAGCCATCTCATCTCTGAGTCAGATCAATATACCAAATATTTCTCTGCAAGGTCAGACCCTTGTGCGAGCAGCTTCTCAACCGATTACATCAATACCTTCGACTGGAATTTCCGATACGTCAGCTGAACGTTCCAATATTATTAATGAGGCAGATTTGAATAGGTTTTTCGATGAGCTGCAAAAGATTCAGTCGCCAGAATCCTCAAATAGATCTTCCGGGAACAATGATATCGCTGCTCAGCAATCCATTTCTGCACTTCAAAGTGCAGAGCTTCAAGCGCTATCCTCGAACTATGGACATGCTAATTATGTTCCTTTGGAAAGTCACTCAAATCAGTATATGGAAGGGCAGGGTCCATACATCGATGAGTGTGCATCACAGCAATTTCGTCAATCTTCCATAGATGTAAACACGACGACTTATACACTTCCAGGTCTACAGTTGCATAGTAAATCCCCTGAGATAAACGAACTGCAGAACTTCGGTTCATCTGCACATGGGCTGGGAATAAATGGGGTTCCAGGCAGACAAATGTCTCAGCGATCGAAGGAAGGTCAAAGAGTATTCAATATGATCTATCAAGTTCCCACAGAGAGCATATGGGACCAGTTTTTCACGACACCTTATGCTGGTATGGACAGAAGCAGTAAGAGTGACGAAAGGGCGTACAATCCATAA
- a CDS encoding uncharacterized protein (BUSCO:EOG09341MJY), with protein sequence MSTMAKFNMSRYHVDIKTEDLTNCCRIAISGVQRAVQYYVNTRSIKDQIEDLICLLIVYRFLHNTVVVLYGYGPFRTVAGLYRQFAGNITRRMLKLPILKEKVGQQVAGTRAMIENEFINKPKGVSYSQIPNKGLSDTVLNHKLDILVDEKSANWKGGQVSGAVYFGDDKVAKLQADTYYKFCFANQLHPDAFPGVRQMEAEVVSMVLNLFNAPESGCGTTTSGGTESLLLACLGAREKAYAEKGITEPEIIAPVSIHAAVFKASQYFKIKLRLVDLTDDFTVNIAQVKRLINRNTCLIMGSAPNFPYGTIDNIQALSDLAVSHNIPLHVDCCLGSFVVAYYSRAFGEELPCFDFRCLGVTSISCDTHKYGFTPKGSSVILYRNNDYRRYQYFISTEWTGGLYGSPTLAGSRPGALTAGTWATMLSIGNDGYTKSCRAMVMAARELKRAVAEEIPALDVIGDPLVTVVAFKSEKLNVHSLNDRMTRRGWHLCALQKPAAIHLCVTRLSVTVIKELIEDLKECVNELLEADEELDSSTAQIYGVANSLTVGSIADDLISAFLDILYQDKKTAQ encoded by the coding sequence ATGTCCACCATGGCCAAATTCAATATGTCCAGATACCATGTTGACATTAAAACCGAAGATCTTACCAACTGCTGTCGGATTGCCATCAGCGGGGTTCAGCGCGCTGTGCAGTATTACGTCAACACTCGGTCCATCAAGGATCAAATAGAAGATCTCATCTGTTTGCTTATTGTGTACCGGTTCTTACACAATACTGTTGTGGTTCTTTACGGATATGGACCTTTTAGAACTGTCGCTGGTTTATACAGGCAGTTTGCTGGTAATATTACACGCCGGATGTTGAAGCTGCCTatattgaaggaaaaagtTGGACAGCAAGTGGCAGGTACCAGGGCTATGATCGAGAATGAGTTCATAAACAAACCAAAAGGCGTCTCATACAGCCAGATTCCTAATAAGGGTCTTAGCGATACTGTATTGAACCATAAGCTAGACATTCTCGTCGATGAGAAGTCTGCCAATTGGAAAGGAGGTCAAGTTTCTGGCGCCGTTTACTTTGGTGACGACAAGGTGGCAAAGTTACAAGCTGATACTTACTACAAGTTTTGTTTTGCAAACCAATTACATCCTGATGCCTTTCCTGGTGTTAGACAGATGGAAGCTGAGGTCGTTTCCATGGTCTTGAACCTATTTAATGCCCCAGAGTCTGGTTGTGGTACTACAACATCTGGAGGTACAGAATCTTTACTTTTAGCCTGCCTAGGTGCAAGAGAGAAAGCCTATGCGGAGAAGGGTATTACAGAACCCGAGATCATTGCTCCTGTTAGTATCCACGCTGCCGTCTTTAAAGCCTCCCAGTATTTCAAGATTAAGTTGAGACTTGTTGATCTTACCGATGACTTTACCGTTAACATTGCCCAGGTTAAACGTTTGATTAATCGGAATACCTGCCTTATTATGGGTTCCGCTCCAAACTTTCCTTACGGTACCATTGATAACATTCAGGCCCTTTCTGACTTGGCTGTAAGCCATAACATTCCGTTGCACGTTGATTGCTGCTTAGGATCGTTTGTTGTGGCCTACTACTCTCGGGCTTTTGGTGAAGAGCTTCCATGCTTTGATTTCAGGTGTCTTGGTGTGACATCTATCAGCTGTGATACTCACAAGTATGGTTTTACTCCTAAGGGCTCTTCTGTGATTCTTTATCGCAACAATGATTACAGACGATACCAATATTTCATCTCAACTGAGTGGACAGGCGGACTCTATGGTTCTCCTACTTTGGCTGGATCTCGTCCGGGTGCTCTCACTGCTGGTACATGGGCCACAATGTTATCTATCGGTAATGATGGCTACACCAAGAGTTGTAGGGCCATGGTGATGGCTGCTCGTGAACTTAAGCGTGCTGTTGCAGAAGAGATTCCCGCTTTGGATGTTATTGGAGACCCTCTTGTTACTGTTGTGGCGTTCAAATCAGAGAAACTTAATGTCCATTCGTTGAACGACAGGATGACGAGGCGTGGCTGGCATCTCTGTGCCTTACAGAAACCTGCTGCTATTCATCTTTGTGTTACACGTCTCTCAGTTACTGTTATCAAAGAGCTTATCGAGGACCTTAAGGAGTGCGTCAATGAGCTACTTGAAGCGGATGAGGAACTCGACTCTAGTACTGCCCAAATTTACGGTGTTGCCAACAGTCTCACCGTGGGTTCTATTGCTGATGATCTCATTTCTGCGTTCTTGGATATTTTGTATCAAGACAAGAAAACCGCACAATAA
- a CDS encoding uncharacterized protein (EggNog:ENOG41): MALTFTTKTRSRNQEWSRVRAHTQRVESDITSQLRSLQEFTRQVKQAVEKKRDEEKAKEIIKDLKVDNDIDYDKNVQDDAESIFNALSEEKVCTKDSSKLSYTKAEEEENAELEEESDLDLLSLFPSVHSYTQLPVSITEQLDGDTLQYIASEETANWIPVISRLASNSNSLSNATSYDAHILLKSIPKEQRPLIIAQFHKMVAEAGLLDNRYIYNDLMASYNLVNVKESLPIIERLYKEMTDEKAIKPDAYTMGIMINLYSRRCNVDKTKEFLGKITDMGDHPTFAIYTSVLQMYVRMGEYRNAVDVFDTMKFLSLETFPTSRTYSSMILLDTLNNEIEHGMALYKEMIDRNIKVEPQALLSLSKGCTTRKGLTPQGWAYILEYYANDYPISYKLIEVMMNLAAKDSDLSLVRALYLSIFENNTKTNGGKITPTNATALKYLFNAYFSFDKDSRPVSVVDERVMAIRLRSLELMNFTFHDEAPPMLPLIHLPVDDNTLMMKESKAIFEYHVLKFPEMISEQVLEAYLFVLAVRGGSIREFEKAWNKYTYFKNEEDTDSNVTVEGPEPVVKNQPNEIGSTTPVEDLLETSPVTLPRDDRLYNACMHAARHFKDVIFAQKIWIERGRFRKTQSFQSLKPYVQDQQDFKFARAMLSCFVETGNVVDAYQLILSSQSRFVWTYYHLKSVLILCEKMGYVTFKTELMKVISKSNKFLRRQERHS; encoded by the exons ATGGCAT TGACATTTACAA CTAAGACACGTTCTAGAAATCAGGAATGGTCACGAGTACGGGCACATACTCAGCGTGTGGAAAGTGACATCACTTCACAACTTAGAAGTCTACAAGAATTCACCAGGCAGGTCAAGCAGGCCgtagaaaagaaaagggatGAGGaaaaagccaaagaaattATCAAGGATCTGAAAGTAGACAACGACATTGATTATGACAAGAATGTTCAGGATGATGCTGAGAGTATTTTCAATGCCCTTAGCGAGGAAAAGGTTTGTACTAAGgattcttccaaactttcATATACGaaagctgaagaagaagaaaatgctGAGCTTGAGGAAGAGTCGGATCTTGATTTGTTATCGCTTTTTCCCAGTGTTCATTCATACACACAATTACCTGTTTCAATCACTGAGCAGCTAGATGGTGATACATTGCAGTACATTGCTTCTGAAGAGACGGCCAATTGGATACCCGTTATATCTAGGTTGGCTAGTAATTCCAATAGTTTAAGTAATGCTACCTCATATGATGCGCACATATTATTGAAGAGTATTCCTAAAGAACAAAGGCCTTTAATTATAGCTCAATTTCATAAGATGGTCGCTGAAGCAGGACTACTCGACAATAGATATATTTATAACGATCTCATGGCAAGTTACAATCTGGTAAATGTTAAAGAAAGCTTGCCAATAATAGAGAGATTATACAAAGAAATGACTGATGAGAAAGCCATCAAGCCCGATGCTTACACCATGGGTATCATGATTAACCTTTATAGTCGAAGGTGCAATGTGGACAAGACCAAAGAATTTCTCGGAAAAATAACTGACATGGGCGATCATCCAACATTTGCCATATATACATCTGTGCTTCAGATGTATGTGCGAATGGGAGAGTATCGAAATGCCGTTGATGTTTTTGACACAATGAAGTTCTTGTCTTTGGAAACATTTCCTACCTCCAGGACATATTCTTCGATGATTTTATTGGATACCCTAAACAACGAGATTGAACATGGTATGGCGCTTTATAAAGAAATGATTGATAGAAACATCAAAGTGGAACCCCAGGCTTTATTATCTTTGTCTAAAGGTTGCACTACAAGGAAAGGTCTGACCCCTCAAGGTTGGGCGTACATCTTGGAGTATTACGCAAATGATTATCCAATCTCTTACAAGCTTATAgaagtgatgatgaatttaGCTGCCAAAGACTCTGACTTAAGTCTTGTTAGGGCGCTTTATCTCAGTATTTTCGAGAATAATACGAAAACTAATGGTGGGAAAATTACACCGACAAACGCAACGGCATTGAAGTACTTGTTCAATGCATATTTCAGTTTTGACAAGGATTCTCGTCCAGTCAGTGTGGTTGACGAAAGGGTCATGGCTATCAGGCTCAGATCTTTGGAACTTATGAATTTTACTTTTCATGATGAGGCACCACCCATGCTTCCTTTGATTCATCTCCCGGTTGATGATAACACATtaatgatgaaagaaagcaaaGCTATATTTGAATATCACGTATTGAAGTTTCCCGAGATGATCTCAGAACAAGTCCTTGAGGCATATTTGTTTGTCCTCGCAGTGAGAGGGGGTAGTATAAGAGAATTCGAAAAAGCATGGAATAAGTACACCTATTTCAAGAATGAGGAGGACACTGACTCGAATGTGACTGTTGAAGGTCCAGAGCCAGTTGTCAAAAATCAGCCCAACGAAATTGGATCGACCACTCCTGTGGAAGACTTATTAGAAACTTCTCCGGTCACTTTGCCCCGTGATGATAGACTCTACAATGCTTGTATGCATGCAGCAAGGCACTTCAAAGATGTTATTTTTGCTCAAAAGATTTGGATTGAAAGAGGAAGGTTTCGTAAGACTCAAAGCTTTCAGAGTTTAAAACCATATGTTCAGGATCAGCAAGATTTCAAGTTTGCTAGAGCCATGCTTAGCTGCTTCGTGGAGACTGGAAATGTGGTTGATGCTTATCAGTTAATTTTGAGTTCGCAGAGCCGTTTTGTGTGGACATATTATCATCTCAAAAGTGTTCTAATTTTATGTGAAAAGATGGGATACGTCACTTTCAAGACAgagttgatgaaagtgATATCCAAAAGTAACAAGTTTCTACGGCGCCAAGAGAGACATTCGTAA